In one window of Arachis ipaensis cultivar K30076 chromosome B06, Araip1.1, whole genome shotgun sequence DNA:
- the LOC107605047 gene encoding TLC domain-containing protein At5g14285: MATLGFESYAVLPFFTMFLAIYLIGYFLIFRNWSPKIRPEASSCLISFFHGTPAVLLASAAILSDPNRGFAAANTAFQKLVLDYSIAYFLMDLLHYLVFFPSDVLFIAHHLATLFVVATCRHVVSHGAFAVLFLLLLAEVTSACQNAWTLAGARRKEDPFAAKVYDALSPPFYALYSVVRGFAGPYFVYEMVVFYASEHGDGLVPRWIWVSWVAVVLMAIAVSILWIWNLWVELYRERTRKLQEKIR, translated from the coding sequence ATGGCAACCCTAGGGTTTGAATCCTATGCGGTGCTTCCATTCTTTACAATGTTCCTCGCTATCTATCTCATTGGCTACTTCCTAATTTTCCGCAACTGGAGCCCTAAGATCCGACCCGAAGCATCCAGCTGCCTCATATCCTTCTTCCACGGCACTCCCGCCGTACTTCTCGCCTCCGCCGCCATCCTCTCCGACCCCAACCGTGGCTTCGCCGCCGCAAACACCGCCTTCCAGAAGCTAGTTCTAGACTACAGCATCGCCTACTTCCTCATGGATCTCCTCCACTACCTCGTGTTCTTCCCAAGCGACGTTCTCTTCATCGCGCACCACCTCGCCACTCTATTTGTAGTTGCCACGTGTCGCCATGTGGTTTCCCACGGCGCCTTCGCTGTTCTTTTCTTGCTTCTCCTCGCCGAGGTCACCAGCGCGTGCCAGAACGCCTGGACGCTCGCCGGTGCGCGTCGGAAAGAGGATCCGTTTGCGGCGAAGGTGTACGACGCGCTTTCGCCGCCGTTTTATGCTCTGTATTCGGTGGTTAGGGGATTCGCCGGACCTTACTTTGTTTATGAGATGGTTGTGTTCTATGCGAGCGAGCATGGTGATGGTTTGGTTCCGAGGTGGATTTGGGTTTCTTGGGTGGCGGTTGTTTTGATGGCAATTGCTGTTAGCATCTTGTGGATTTGGAATCTTTGGGTTGAGCTTTACAGAGAGAGGACAAGGAAATTACAAGAGAAGATTAGATAG